A DNA window from Hordeum vulgare subsp. vulgare chromosome 1H, MorexV3_pseudomolecules_assembly, whole genome shotgun sequence contains the following coding sequences:
- the LOC123435912 gene encoding uncharacterized protein LOC123435912: METVEAKPDVKSIPGEPLLVMSDTESPLVEVGADMLQVKHEPEDDNGADEHFAETVPEVQLSKSVYDMSPVKCETEDGISGADEHEVSEEEVIPEMPPAKRESECFEEVVIPDILPGKCETEDRPDAVDEPFEEETIPGMPHLKCGSGCSEEVVIPDMSLIKHAGGTAELSEETIPDKLLPKSESEYFEDVVVPVMSPIKHEPEDDQCVGEDGYDHLPEMDRLNLERGVFDEEDGDYVVVVAKEAL; encoded by the coding sequence ATGGAGACTGTTGAGGCCAAGCCTGATGTCAAGAGCATCCCTGGCGAGCCACTGCTGGTAATGTCAGATACCGAATCGCCCTTGGTGGAGGTCGGTGCTGACATGTTGCAGGTGAAGCACGAACCAGAAGATGACAACGGCGCCGATGAGCACTTCGCTGAGACCGTCCCAGAGGTGCAGCTGTCGAAGAGCGTTTATGACATGTCGCCGGTGAAGTGCGAAACTGAAGATGGCATCAGTGGTGCCGATGAACATGAAGTCTCTGAGGAGGAAGTCATCCCTGAGATGCCGCCGGCGAAGCGCGAATCTGAATGCTTCGAGGAGGTTGTCATTCCTGACATTCTGCCCGGGAAGTGCGAGACTGAAGACCGTCCCGATGCTGTGGATGAACCCTTCGAAGAGGAAACCATCCCTGGCATGCCGCATCTGAAATGCGGGTCTGGATGCTCCGAGGAGGTCGTCATTCCTGACATGTCGCTGATAAAGCACGCCGGTGGCACGGCTGAACTCTCGGAGGAAACCATCCCTGACAAGCTGCTGCCGAAGTCTGAATCTGAATACTTTGAGGATGTCGTCGTTCCTGTCATGTCGCCAATAAAGCACGAACCTGAAGACGATCAGTGTGTTGGAGAAGACGGTTATGACCATCTCCCAGAGATGGATAGGCTCAACCTTGAAAGAGGAGTTTTTGATGAGGAAGACGGTGACTACGTTGTCGTAGTAGCAAAAGAGGCTCTCTAA
- the LOC123435933 gene encoding uncharacterized protein At2g38710, with product MVVATEEMAVYCFDTLVAHYSGEQPPPPAFDEGVHPLFVTWKKATNGSEPRLRGCIGTLEPRQIVSGFKDYALTSALRDRRFSPIQSKELPYLECTVSILTEYETALNYLDWEVGKHGLIIEFTDPDYNVRRSGTYLPEVAAHEGWTQLEAIDSLMRKAGYNGTITESLRKKIRVTRYQSTLYTMQYGEYTAYVKKNRGEINGASIVNGFKPGQ from the exons ATGGTGGTGGCCACGGAGGAAATGGCGGTCTACTGCTTCGACACCCTCGTCGCCCACTACAGCGgcgagcagccgccgccgcccgccttcGACGAGGGCGTCCA CCCACTGTTTGTCACCTGGAAGAAGGCTACCAATGGTTCCGAGCCACGCCTAAGGGGATGCATCGGAACTTTGGAGCCCCGTCAGATTGTAAGCGGCTTCAAGGATTACGCGCTGACCAG TGCCCTGAGGGATCGGCGCTTTTCTCCGATACAGTCCAAAGAGCTGCCGTATTTGGAATGCACGGTTTCTATATTGACTGAATACGAAACTGCACTCAACTACCTTGATTGGGAG GTTGGAAAGCATGGTTTAATTATTGAGTTCACCGATCCTGACTATAATGTAAGACGGAGTGGAACATATTTACCTGAGGTTGCTGCCCATGAAG GATGGACACAACTAGAGGCTATTGACTCGCTCATGAGGAAGGCCGGCTACAATGGCACCATCACTGAGTCTTTGAGGAAGAAAATCCGCGTCACCCGCTACCAAAGTACCCTGTACACCATGCAGTACGGTGAATATACTGCATATGTCAAGAAGAACAGAGGTGAAATTAACGGGGCATCCATAGTTAATGGATTCAAACCAGGCCAGTGA